One region of Microbacterium rhizosphaerae genomic DNA includes:
- a CDS encoding FHA domain-containing protein, translating to MNASRDDTTPGTTHGSWGAGHPHLIVSQDGTHRIFNLESDNVRIGSAVDSELRLADIDPLHAQIVHDAHDEYVLIPHGAMDLSHAPMYIEAVDAEGAILRTGARFTMGGWMFVYARDEFADHGRPYGGREGGEGTHQSRQPERPDYTGSHPTGP from the coding sequence GTGAACGCATCGAGAGACGACACCACGCCGGGAACGACCCACGGCAGCTGGGGTGCGGGGCATCCCCACCTCATCGTGTCGCAGGACGGCACGCACCGCATCTTCAACCTCGAGTCCGACAACGTGCGCATCGGCAGCGCGGTCGATTCGGAGCTCAGGCTGGCGGACATCGACCCGCTGCACGCGCAGATCGTGCACGACGCCCACGACGAGTACGTGCTGATCCCGCACGGGGCGATGGATCTCAGCCACGCTCCGATGTACATCGAGGCCGTCGACGCCGAGGGCGCGATCCTGCGCACCGGCGCACGGTTCACGATGGGCGGATGGATGTTCGTGTACGCGCGCGACGAGTTCGCCGACCACGGCCGGCCCTACGGCGGCCGGGAAGGCGGCGAGGGCACGCACCAGTCGCGGCAGCCGGAGCGCCCGGACTACACCGGATCGCACCCGACCGGGCCATGA
- a CDS encoding NAD(P)H-dependent flavin oxidoreductase, translating to MSIFGVEHPILLGPFGGLSSIELTAAVSNLGGLGGYGLYGYSAQRIHDTIAQLKDATSRPFAVNLWLPTGDEVVPPRLDLGPFIDAVAPFYAELGLEPPTVPQAFLPDLRVQLEAVEEAAPAVLSLVFGVPPRDVVQRLQAKGIRVVGTATTVHEAVSLDAAGVDAIVASGSEAGGHRVSFAAPAEKSLVGTFALIPQVVDAVRAPVIAAGGIADRRGVAAAFALGASGVQVGSAFLRTRESAATDAHRAALAAASDTSTVLTRAMSGRLARGIPNRAMREIEASGVIAPFPAQNWLTGGFRAAAGAKGDGELVSLWAGQAAGLSRGETAAEVFAELLSGVPASAG from the coding sequence ATGAGCATCTTCGGCGTCGAACACCCCATCCTCCTCGGCCCCTTCGGCGGGCTCTCCTCGATCGAGCTGACCGCTGCGGTCAGCAATCTCGGCGGCCTCGGCGGCTACGGCCTGTACGGATACTCGGCGCAGCGCATCCACGACACGATCGCGCAGCTGAAGGATGCGACGTCCCGTCCGTTCGCGGTGAACCTGTGGCTGCCCACGGGCGACGAGGTGGTGCCCCCGCGGCTGGATCTCGGGCCGTTCATCGATGCGGTCGCTCCGTTCTATGCGGAGCTCGGACTCGAGCCGCCGACCGTGCCACAGGCTTTCCTGCCCGACCTGCGGGTGCAGCTCGAGGCCGTGGAGGAGGCCGCGCCCGCGGTGCTGAGTCTCGTGTTCGGCGTGCCCCCGCGCGACGTGGTGCAGCGGCTGCAGGCGAAGGGCATCCGGGTGGTCGGCACGGCGACGACCGTTCATGAGGCGGTGTCGCTGGATGCCGCGGGCGTCGACGCGATCGTCGCCAGCGGCTCGGAGGCCGGCGGTCACCGCGTCTCGTTCGCCGCCCCCGCGGAGAAGTCCCTCGTCGGAACGTTCGCGCTCATCCCACAGGTGGTCGACGCGGTCCGCGCGCCGGTGATCGCGGCGGGCGGCATCGCCGACCGTCGCGGGGTCGCCGCGGCCTTCGCCCTCGGGGCCTCGGGCGTGCAGGTCGGGTCGGCGTTCCTGCGCACGCGCGAGTCGGCGGCGACGGATGCGCATCGCGCCGCGCTCGCGGCGGCATCCGACACCTCCACCGTCCTCACGCGGGCGATGAGCGGGCGGCTGGCCCGCGGCATCCCGAATCGCGCGATGCGCGAGATCGAGGCGAGCGGCGTCATCGCCCCGTTCCCGGCGCAGAACTGGCTGACCGGAGGATTCCGCGCCGCGGCCGGCGCGAAGGGCGACGGCGAGCTGGTGTCGCTGTGGGCCGGGCAGGCGGCCGGCCTCTCGCGCGGCGAGACGGCGGCCGAGGTCTTCGCGGAGCTGCTGTCGGGCGTTCCCGCGAGCGCCGGATGA
- a CDS encoding asparagine synthase produces the protein MLGEDVRVRDLVAEGVYVAAAATRLALKNKILVEILAGGADFDVDRFLPDARETLLALAGEADADGARARREQKKASRRFRDPYGSHDYSSRDVRNLRRRRKQAERVAAELRTRASDDGELRQLVEAAREAAWADVARNIDRTLRIEAARPDLEPDYDKMREARMQSLRLVDLPRLAAHKRRLEEIRAGGSPSVDAAPGADS, from the coding sequence GTGCTGGGGGAGGACGTGCGCGTGCGGGATCTCGTCGCGGAGGGCGTCTACGTCGCTGCGGCGGCGACGCGGCTCGCGCTGAAGAACAAGATCCTCGTCGAGATCCTCGCGGGCGGCGCGGATTTCGATGTCGACCGGTTCCTGCCCGATGCGCGGGAGACGCTGCTCGCGCTCGCCGGCGAGGCCGACGCCGACGGGGCTCGGGCGCGCCGCGAGCAGAAGAAGGCCAGCCGGCGCTTCCGCGATCCGTACGGCTCGCACGACTACAGCAGCCGGGACGTGCGAAACCTGCGCCGTCGTCGCAAGCAGGCCGAGCGCGTCGCCGCCGAGCTGCGCACTCGGGCATCCGACGACGGTGAGCTCCGCCAGCTCGTCGAGGCGGCGCGCGAGGCCGCCTGGGCCGACGTCGCCCGCAACATCGACCGCACGCTGCGGATCGAGGCGGCCCGGCCCGACCTCGAGCCGGATTACGACAAGATGCGCGAGGCGCGCATGCAGTCGCTGCGCCTGGTCGATCTTCCGCGGCTCGCCGCGCACAAGCGCCGACTCGAGGAGATCCGCGCCGGCGGATCGCCATCCGTGGACGCCGCCCCCGGCGCCGATTCGTGA
- a CDS encoding LacI family DNA-binding transcriptional regulator has translation MTSLIDIARELGLSKSTVSRALRGMPGISPATVEAVRGVAERDGYIPSLAASGLTTGRHHAIGVVVPSLRRWFYASVVSGIDAALAEANYDVVLFDLSRGGGEERLFHRSLLRRRVDGLIVLSTDFAAEELRQLDEVGLPTIGVGGPTHGMPRVGVDDHAVVVTATRHLIGLGHRRIGLVGGVDAEGLNSTVPQIRSAAFVDTLAEAGIDVRDEWMLSGGYRFGVAKQAMDRLLASGEELPTALLCTSDEMAAGVLFALQAAGIVVPDEVSVIGIDGHDYAEALGLTTVQQEPEQQGRDAAGWVLGHLVGGSGDWPDVPPAPYELVVRSTTGAPPGD, from the coding sequence ATGACCTCCCTCATAGACATCGCCCGCGAGTTGGGGCTGTCGAAATCCACCGTCTCGCGGGCACTGCGCGGCATGCCGGGGATCTCGCCGGCCACCGTGGAGGCGGTGCGCGGGGTGGCCGAGCGCGACGGCTACATCCCGTCGCTGGCTGCATCCGGTCTCACGACCGGGAGGCATCATGCGATCGGCGTCGTGGTGCCGTCGCTGCGGCGCTGGTTCTACGCATCCGTCGTGAGCGGCATCGACGCCGCGCTCGCCGAGGCGAACTACGACGTGGTGCTGTTCGACCTCAGTCGCGGCGGCGGCGAGGAGCGGCTGTTCCACCGGTCGCTCCTGCGGCGGCGGGTCGACGGTCTCATCGTGCTGTCGACGGACTTCGCGGCGGAGGAGCTCCGTCAGCTCGACGAGGTGGGACTGCCGACGATCGGCGTCGGCGGTCCCACCCACGGGATGCCGCGCGTCGGCGTCGACGACCACGCCGTCGTGGTGACGGCGACACGGCATCTCATCGGGCTGGGCCACCGGCGCATCGGCCTCGTCGGCGGGGTCGACGCCGAGGGACTGAACAGCACGGTGCCGCAGATCCGCTCGGCCGCCTTCGTCGACACACTCGCGGAGGCGGGCATCGACGTGCGCGACGAATGGATGCTGTCCGGGGGCTATCGCTTCGGCGTGGCCAAGCAGGCGATGGATCGCCTGCTCGCGTCGGGCGAGGAGCTGCCCACCGCGCTCCTGTGCACCTCGGACGAGATGGCCGCCGGGGTGCTGTTCGCGCTGCAGGCCGCAGGGATCGTCGTGCCGGACGAGGTGTCGGTGATCGGCATCGACGGCCACGACTACGCCGAGGCGCTCGGCCTCACGACCGTCCAGCAGGAGCCGGAGCAGCAGGGACGCGACGCCGCCGGCTGGGTGCTCGGACATCTGGTGGGCGGCTCGGGCGACTGGCCCGATGTGCCGCCGGCGCCCTACGAGCTCGTGGTGCGCTCGACGACGGGGGCCCCGCCGGGCGACTGA
- a CDS encoding carbohydrate ABC transporter permease, with product MAVVDAAPEAKAKSPRGRKSDKAAVKTHERRAALWLIAPSILILAVVIGYPLVAAVIQSFQKDAGLNAATGLFEQGGFAGFSNYTHWLLQQCGPVPCPPGTNGASFWTSIFNTFFFTITTVVLETILGLWMALIMNRAYRGRALVRASVLVPWAIPTAVTAKLWFFIFATAGIANVILHAQILWTSQAWPARIAIIIADVWKTTPFMALLILAGLQIIPDEIYEASRVDGASTVQQFFRITLPLIKPALMVAILFRTLDALRMYDLPAILTGGGPGNATTTLSILVVNQIRQGFNAAAALSTLTFLLIFAVAFIFVRFLGANVVATTEAQQKGELR from the coding sequence ATGGCAGTCGTAGACGCCGCGCCCGAGGCGAAGGCCAAGTCGCCCCGCGGCAGGAAATCCGACAAGGCGGCGGTCAAGACCCACGAACGCCGCGCAGCGCTCTGGCTGATCGCCCCGAGCATCCTGATCCTCGCGGTGGTGATCGGATATCCGCTCGTGGCGGCGGTCATCCAGTCGTTCCAGAAGGACGCCGGCCTCAACGCAGCCACGGGACTGTTCGAGCAGGGCGGCTTCGCCGGGTTCTCGAACTACACCCACTGGCTGCTCCAGCAGTGTGGACCCGTTCCCTGCCCGCCGGGCACGAACGGCGCCAGCTTCTGGACGTCGATCTTCAACACGTTCTTCTTCACGATCACGACCGTGGTCCTCGAGACGATCCTCGGCCTGTGGATGGCGCTGATCATGAACCGCGCCTACCGCGGCCGCGCGCTCGTTCGGGCCTCGGTCCTCGTCCCGTGGGCGATCCCCACGGCTGTCACGGCCAAGCTGTGGTTCTTCATCTTCGCCACCGCCGGCATCGCGAACGTGATACTCCATGCGCAGATCCTCTGGACCAGTCAGGCATGGCCGGCGCGCATCGCCATCATCATCGCCGACGTCTGGAAGACGACACCGTTCATGGCTCTGCTGATCCTCGCAGGGCTGCAGATCATCCCGGACGAGATCTATGAGGCCTCCCGGGTGGACGGCGCGAGCACGGTGCAGCAGTTCTTCCGCATCACGCTGCCGCTGATCAAGCCCGCCCTCATGGTCGCGATCCTCTTCCGCACGCTGGACGCGCTGCGCATGTACGACCTGCCGGCGATCCTGACGGGCGGTGGGCCAGGCAATGCCACGACCACCCTGTCGATACTCGTGGTCAATCAGATCAGGCAGGGCTTCAATGCGGCGGCCGCGCTGTCGACGCTGACGTTCCTGCTCATCTTCGCCGTCGCCTTCATCTTCGTGCGCTTCCTCGGCGCCAACGTGGTGGCGACGACGGAAGCGCAGCAGAAGGGAGAACTCCGGTGA
- a CDS encoding sulfite exporter TauE/SafE family protein, producing MLDLMPWAWALLALAAAIVGVSKTALPGASTISVAIFAAFLPARTSTGALLILLIVGDVFALLTYRRHAHWPTLLRLAPPVAAGIALGALFLAFASNAIVKPVIGVILLGMVAITLWRRRSASTDAITHTNLSATIGYGTLGGFTTMVANAGGPVMSMYLLAMRTPVKVFLGTAAWFFAIVNIIKLPILVGLGLITVPVLLLDAVLIPLVVVGALLGRWMIPRIHQALFDRIVLILTIVGAAYLLIP from the coding sequence ATGCTCGATCTGATGCCGTGGGCGTGGGCCCTGCTCGCCCTGGCGGCGGCGATCGTCGGCGTGTCCAAGACCGCACTCCCCGGTGCGAGCACGATCTCGGTCGCGATCTTCGCCGCGTTCCTGCCCGCGCGGACCTCGACGGGAGCGCTCCTGATCCTCCTGATCGTCGGCGACGTCTTCGCCCTGCTCACCTACCGCCGGCACGCGCACTGGCCGACGCTGCTGCGCCTGGCCCCGCCCGTCGCGGCCGGCATCGCGTTGGGCGCACTCTTCCTCGCCTTCGCGAGCAACGCGATCGTGAAGCCCGTCATCGGCGTCATCCTCCTGGGCATGGTGGCGATCACGCTCTGGCGGAGGCGCTCCGCATCCACCGACGCCATCACGCACACGAATCTGTCCGCGACGATCGGCTACGGCACGCTCGGCGGGTTCACCACGATGGTGGCCAACGCCGGCGGACCGGTCATGTCGATGTACCTGCTCGCGATGCGCACGCCGGTCAAGGTGTTCCTCGGCACCGCGGCGTGGTTCTTCGCGATCGTGAACATCATCAAGCTGCCGATCCTCGTCGGCCTCGGCCTCATCACGGTGCCGGTGCTGCTGCTGGATGCGGTCCTCATCCCGCTCGTGGTCGTGGGGGCGCTGCTCGGCCGATGGATGATCCCCCGCATCCACCAGGCGCTCTTCGACCGGATCGTGCTCATCCTCACGATCGTCGGCGCCGCGTATCTGCTCATCCCCTGA
- a CDS encoding MFS transporter: MTRKNEPSLIGATGFAYFPIALIARFPYAMMVVGVLTLVVSGRGSLALGGVNSAMVGLGAAICGPLIGVAADRWGQRPVVLATAIANSIVLLTLAWVVYSPLPDPAVLLTSLLVGATAPQVSPMSRSRLVGIIDRVFPRARRPRILNGTMAYESSADEIVFVFGPVVVGVLATAFSPAAPIVAAAVLTAVFVTAFALHRTGRTTVPITRPEGMPPATADIATQAPARELLGIRLITITVGALGMGLFFGAMLTSLTAFMTDRGAATEAGLVYGAMGVGSAIFALGVMILPPRFSLRARWLVFSSIVLLGSLSLPFVRDVPQMAWALLVIGVGIGPTLVTQYSLGAAYSPRGRSATVMTILGSGVIVGQSAASAITGAIGQSMGTPAALLTPIVAAAVVAGAGIVNAALGSRH; encoded by the coding sequence ATGACTCGGAAGAACGAGCCGAGCCTCATCGGCGCCACGGGCTTCGCCTACTTCCCCATCGCCCTCATCGCCCGCTTCCCCTACGCGATGATGGTCGTCGGCGTGCTGACCCTCGTCGTCTCCGGGCGCGGATCGCTCGCGCTCGGCGGAGTGAACTCTGCGATGGTCGGCCTCGGCGCCGCGATCTGCGGCCCGCTCATCGGCGTCGCCGCCGACCGCTGGGGGCAGCGCCCCGTCGTGCTGGCGACGGCGATCGCCAACAGCATCGTGCTGCTGACCCTCGCGTGGGTCGTCTACAGCCCGCTTCCCGATCCGGCGGTGCTGCTCACCTCGCTCCTGGTCGGAGCGACGGCCCCCCAGGTGTCGCCCATGTCGCGCAGCCGACTCGTCGGCATCATCGACCGGGTGTTCCCGCGGGCGCGGCGACCCCGCATCCTGAACGGCACGATGGCGTACGAGTCGTCGGCCGACGAGATCGTCTTCGTCTTCGGTCCGGTCGTCGTCGGCGTGCTCGCGACGGCGTTCAGCCCTGCCGCGCCGATCGTCGCGGCCGCGGTGCTGACGGCCGTGTTCGTCACCGCATTCGCGCTGCACCGCACGGGGCGCACCACCGTCCCGATCACGCGTCCGGAGGGCATGCCGCCGGCGACGGCGGACATCGCGACACAGGCTCCCGCGCGGGAGCTGCTCGGCATCCGTCTGATCACGATCACCGTGGGAGCGCTCGGCATGGGCCTCTTCTTCGGCGCGATGCTGACGTCGCTCACAGCATTCATGACCGATCGGGGCGCCGCGACCGAGGCGGGACTCGTGTACGGCGCCATGGGCGTGGGCTCGGCGATCTTCGCGCTCGGGGTCATGATCCTGCCGCCGCGGTTCTCACTGCGGGCGCGTTGGCTGGTGTTCTCGAGCATCGTGCTGCTCGGAAGCCTCTCGCTCCCCTTCGTCCGCGACGTGCCGCAGATGGCGTGGGCGCTGCTCGTGATCGGCGTCGGCATCGGGCCGACGCTCGTGACGCAGTACAGCCTCGGCGCGGCGTACAGCCCGCGCGGACGGTCGGCCACCGTCATGACGATCCTCGGCTCGGGGGTGATCGTCGGGCAGTCGGCGGCATCGGCCATCACCGGCGCGATCGGACAGTCGATGGGGACCCCCGCCGCGCTCCTCACCCCCATCGTCGCCGCGGCGGTCGTCGCGGGCGCGGGCATCGTGAACGCCGCGCTCGGCTCGCGGCACTGA
- a CDS encoding carbohydrate ABC transporter permease gives MRTGVQAIIIVIWCLAPFYWMIVTAFRPVDYTYDTSLIPIPATLDNFVTAFSTQLGNHLLRAIGNSLIVGVSVTLIALVFGVTAAYALARLEFAGKAFLAGIILGASMFPAVALLTPLFQLFTNLGWTGTYQVLIIPSISFALPLTVYTLASFLREMPWDLEEAARVDGCTRFTAFIKIILPLAAPAVFTTAILAFIASWNEYLIASVLSTDATQTVTVAIAGFTGSQPHQEPYTAIMAAGTIVTVPLVILVLILQRKIVAGLTAGGVKG, from the coding sequence ATCCGGACGGGCGTCCAGGCGATCATCATCGTCATCTGGTGCCTGGCACCGTTCTACTGGATGATCGTCACGGCCTTCCGCCCGGTGGACTACACGTACGACACCTCGCTGATCCCGATCCCTGCGACGCTCGACAACTTCGTGACGGCCTTCTCGACGCAGCTGGGCAATCACCTCCTGCGCGCGATCGGCAACAGCCTCATCGTCGGTGTCAGCGTGACGCTCATCGCGCTCGTGTTCGGCGTCACGGCCGCCTATGCACTGGCGCGACTCGAGTTCGCCGGAAAGGCGTTCCTGGCCGGTATCATCCTCGGGGCGTCGATGTTCCCCGCGGTCGCGCTGCTGACGCCGCTGTTCCAGCTGTTCACGAACCTCGGCTGGACGGGCACCTACCAGGTACTGATCATCCCGAGCATCTCGTTCGCGCTGCCTCTGACGGTGTACACCTTGGCGTCGTTCCTGCGCGAGATGCCATGGGATCTCGAGGAGGCGGCGCGCGTCGACGGCTGCACACGTTTCACGGCGTTCATCAAGATCATCCTGCCGCTGGCCGCGCCCGCCGTGTTCACCACCGCGATCCTCGCCTTCATCGCCAGCTGGAACGAGTACCTGATCGCGAGCGTGCTGTCGACCGACGCCACGCAGACGGTGACGGTCGCGATCGCCGGGTTCACCGGGTCGCAGCCCCACCAGGAGCCCTACACCGCCATCATGGCGGCGGGCACCATCGTGACCGTGCCGCTCGTCATCCTGGTGCTGATCCTCCAGCGCAAGATCGTCGCCGGCCTGACCGCCGGCGGAGTGAAGGGCTGA